The nucleotide sequence AACAATTGGTTGGAAAAATTacaagcacaaagtagatgtcctaaccaacttgaaaaaactatagtttgagaacaagaaatttgtggagtggttgaaaaacaagttttaaattactccaacccaagtgtatgtagactgccgacttcaactgtaggtatatCAATTACAATACAGACCTCCTTGGTTACTAGAACTCAGGCACATTAAAATAACCATTCAGAAATATATTACTAAAATATGCCAAACATAACACAAATTATGCTAATCTGAGCACCTTGGATATTAATTgtatacttttaaaaaatgtaataaacaaGCGTTGAAAAGTATTGTCGCATCGATATGAGAATCAGTGTATTTTGCCTAACAAAAAACGGTACTCATTTCAGACCCAAAAATATCATACCACAGCTTTATTAGCAGTGTATCAATAAATACAAAAAGCACTGTCAATATAGTCAACCCGTAGCATCATGATATCTAAGGTTACTGAATCAGTAAACAATAGCTGAAGGTATGTGGTGGTGTAGGGAGGACAAACATTTTCAAGATAGTTTCTAAAATAAACGTTCTGGTGATATTTGACGCATGTTGTTCTTCTTGGTTTCTAGTGTATTCTTATTTCAATACAATATCATCCCCAAATTACTGTTCCAACAATAGCATTCATGAAATCTTCATCTGGGGGTACAAAGTTTTACCATGACAGTTGGGAGACTTATATTAGCAAACTTTGCAATATTGACCCATATTTCTCTTTTATAATCAAGCCTTGGAGAGGTGGAATGAATTCTTTCAAAGTTTTAGATAGGGTTGTGTTCAGGAGGGTGCAGTCTTTTGAACGTTGCAGATTAGATTGTCATGAATATAACTGAAAGGATCCACAACAGTGTGTgcagggttgcaaaattctggtatcTTTCCCAACTTGCCAGGTTTGTCAGAAATCCAGTTTGTAATATTCCTGGAATACAGGAGGCTGCTGGGGGGAGGATGGCTCACAATAATGgccggaacagagcaaatggaatgacatcaaacacatggaaaccatgtatttgatCCCATTCTGCTCCAGTTAttacgagcccatcctccccaattaaggtgccaccaacctcctgtgtccTGGAACCACGAGGGACCAAGCAGGAAATCCAAGTACGTGGAATTTCTGGAAAACGAGAGAAATTTGGGAAACATACCGACATTTTGCAAACTAGCTGTGTATGTCTAAACGTGGCCCAAGTGTTTGTAGAGGCAGAGTAGTCCTTCAGTCCTCCAACGCCACACGGTCACTGGTGTCCTATTTCACCACGGTGACcacatgtttctctttctccgtCACCACGGGCATGGAGCCAGGCTTGCTGTGCTTGCGTACGTTCCTCTCCCTGGGACACACAATGAGGCAGAAATGAACTCAAACATCAGGAACCAATTCATGAGAAtattcagacacagagagagaacagagtacaGAGCAGAGTACACAAAGGAGTTAGTGCCAGACAGGTGGACTGATGTCATAAAATGTAGAATACACTAATAATGACATGTGAAAAATACACAGAGCATGTAGCTCCTAGGTACACATGGATGATATATTACAATAATGTGTTACTACGTTTCAGGACCAAAAATCAACACAGACTAATATTTGATGAATCATCAACTGGTCATGATGACACCATCACATCCCCTTAGAGACTTTAGTGTAAATGAGCAAAAAGCCCATGATGACCAAGCCATGAGGGACCATCCTGTCGCCCATTAGGGTAAGTGTGCCTTGGTAGGGCAGTCAGACCTATTCTGGTAGCCAACTACGGCCTCAACCACTACATGGACCTTCTGCCATAGTTGGACAGAGGCCAGGGTAGTTCTGAACCTACTGTGTTAACAGAGATTGACAGTTTCCTTTGTGGCGAGGCCACAGACCAGGTCAACCACCCGAAAAcctcctcccatcaacacagaCAAATAACATCCAAAACAACACTAACCTTCCCAAGAACTTCACCAAGAAGTCAATTCTACTGATATacatactgtaatatatagaCTTCTGTGGTTAGACTGTTACAACCAAGAGTATTGAGGATATTTGCAGGTAGAGAACAGAAAGCCACTGGAGGGTAGACAGAGGCGTGGGTAAAGGAGGAGCCCATACTTCCTGCGGCGAGCCTCCTTCATGACACGCAGCTCCTTGCTCTGGCTGTAGATGGACTTGGGCAGGTGGCGGTGGCGCGAGATGCGGCGGATCTGAGGGTGGTGCTGGAACTTCTCCTTCAGCTTCTGGCTGTAGTTCACAGCTGCCTTCTCCCTAGGAGCCAGCTAGACCACGGGGGGCAACAGAGAAAAATAAATAGTaggtaagaaggagagagaaagaaagagaaagggagagaaaataaaaaacaaagaGATTTCAATCTACTACTGAGGTCTACTTGGGAGCCTCATTTATCAGTATACACTAATTGCCCGTCCATAATGACAACATTTTCATGGGAAAACTGAAATCTAAATCAAATTGTTTAACTGTTTGACTGTCCACTTGGATGTTGAACTATGGTGAAAAGCAGTTTTGAAAATGTTAATCTTTGGATACAGTTATCTTTAACATCTACTACTGCTCGCTCATCTTTGTGACTTGGATATTATGACTGAATGATAGGCCCCAATATTCACTATCATCTACAGTATAGGGCTGTCCCCGAccaaaaaccttggatcactgaaTGTCGTCTCTTCTTTCGACCATCGATTGGACGAAATGTATAAATGTGTAATTTTCCATACATAGACACACCCTATGCGTTTCAATAAAATAAACTATATATgtattgagcttgtctgatgctttaaggtcactgtttgattaaataagaTTTAAAAAATACTCAAGAGGGAGCAAGAGATCAAGATAACCAGAAGGGGAAAAAAACCTGCCCCGACTATCTTCCTCCCGTTCCTACTGGCTTTCGCAGATTCTGCAgttactctcctgaagttgccggtaataGGCTATATGAGAAGTCGGAAAACTTTCATGTGGAATGgcaatttatcttaccatttctacaGATCTGATCTGCGATCCAGTTATGGTTCTCATATGCACATTTTTGTGCAACAATTTCATTTATAATAACGTCTtcgtatctcaaaatcattgtcatttAGTTTATCAAAATGTAATCCAAATTTAAATTAACATTTTAAACCTAAAACGTAACTTatattgccaactatgtaaaaaataTCCTATAAAGCCACAacggataagaagtaatcaggtaggcctattttatgacaTTTCCACTAGATCAGGGTATGACATTTTTTGGctatggaaagggagagagctcgaaagatttttcaaatacatttaggaattattgtcattctcaatggatgtaaaaacagacttagtttgcttgctgtttgaggtgaagaaaagaTGACAGAGAAGCTCCACAGCTTGCGGTGGTGcattaagccaatcagaaatactattagatccccaaatgggcacatttatatgcctacatttgcgagcaggccaggtagcctataggccaaCTTCAATGCGTAAAATCAGTTGCGTGTACGGTATATTTACTACTGCTCAACTAAAAACAATACTGGTCGACTAACAGCCTAACGAGCAACCTATCGACCAGTCCTAGCACAGTAAGTAGTACATAAACAACCTTCACATTCCAATCTGAATGAATGGTCCGAGAGCAGGCTATAGACAGCCGTCCAACACACCCttcactctccatctcccttcctctccctcataACAAATCTTGAgcgtctctcattctctccggACGTAGTTTCCGAGGATCTCTAATTGGCCACTCTTCCAAGGCCTTTATTCTCATTTTAATTCATTCAATTTGAAGGGAGATTAGCTAATAGCTGCTGCTGATGTTGAGGTACACTGCTTCCCTTAGACCAGGCCAACAACCTGTTAAATGTTATTTATGAAAACCTTAACATTTACAGTGAAAAAGGAGCAGAGCAACACTGACTCTGCAGAGTTTTCTATGGCCTCAACGCTCTTTCAATAGAAAATGAGTAGCAGGCTTAAGGTGTTATGTAGCTGTATGAGCCGTGTTTCCAGAGATAGTGAGCTCCAAATGTATTGTATTGACAGTGACAAATGTGttggttttggctctgtactccagcactttggttttgaaatgatacaatgactgaggttaaagtgcagacagtcagctttaatttgagggtattttcatccatatcaggtgaaccgtttagaaattccCACACCcatttaggggaccaaaagtattggggcaaattcacttatgtgtattaaagtagttaagtttagtatttggtcccatattcgtagcacgcaatgattacatTAAACCTGTGACTACAACATTTTTGGATGCATTTActgtgtgttttggtcattggtagctgtgtgttttggtcattggtagctgtgtgttttggtcattggTAGCTGTGTGTTTTGGTCATGGTAGCTGTGTGTTTTGGTCATGGTAGCTGTGTGTTTTGGTCATGGTAGCTGTGTGTTTTGGTCATGGTAGCTGTGTGTTTTGGTCATGGTAGCTGTGTGTTTTGGTCATGGTAGCTGTGTGTTTTGGTCATGGTAGCTGTATGTTTTGGTTATGGTAGCTGTGTGTTTTGGTCATGGTATCTGTGTGTTTTGGTCATGGTAGCTGTATGTTTTGGTCATGGTAGCTGTATGTTTTGGTCATGGTAGCTGTATGTTTTGGTTATGGTAGCTGTGTGTTTTGGTCATGGTAGCTGTGTGTTTTGGTCATGGTAGCTGTGTGTTTTGGTCATGGTAGCTGTGTGTTTTGGTCATGGTAGCTGTGTGTTTTGGTCATGGTAGCTGTGTGTTTTGGTCATGGTAGCTGTGTGTTTTGGTCATGGTAgctgtgtgttttggtcattggTATCATCCACATTAACGTAGAAGTATTTAGAAAcattttattcttatttacaataaaaaagTGACTCCAATATGATATAATAccttatttaccattcatttctatgggGCACAAAATGATCTGAAACCACCtaaacaaacagcaaaagcattCAACAAATGTGTAtattcacaagcttgatgtaaacattgtgtgctaggaatatgggaacaATTACTCAACTCTTCACTACTTaaatacacataagtgaatttgtacCAATACTTTGTCTTCGTAAAATGGGGGGactgtacaaaaagtgctgtcatttctaaacggttcacctgatATTGAGTGAAAAGTgctgtcatttctaaacggttcacctgatatggagtgaaaagtgctgtcatttctaaacggttcacctgatatggaGTTAAAAGTGCTGTCATCTCTAAACGGTTCCCCTGATATGGAGTGAAAAGTGCTGTCATCTCTAAACGGTTCCCCTGATATGGAGTGAAAAGTGCTGTCATCTCTAAACGGTTCCCCTGATATGGAGTGAAAAGTgctgtcatttctaaacggttcccCTGATATGGAGTGAAAAGTGCTGTCATCTCTAAACGGTTCCCCTGATATGGAGTGAAAAGTGCTGTCATCTCTAAACGGTTCCCCTGATATGGAGTGAAAAGTGCTGTCATCTCTAAACGGTTCCCCTGATATGGAGTGAAAAGTGCTGTCATCTCTAAACGGTTCCCCTGATATGGAGTGAAAAGTGCTGTCATCTCTAAACGGTTCCCCTGATATGGAGTGAAAAGTGCTGTCATCTCTAAACGGTTCCCCTGATATGGAGTGAAAAGTGCTGTCATCTCTAAACGGTTCCCCTGATATGGAGTGTAAACTGCTGGCGTACAAAGCCAAAACAAAGAATGTGTCACTGCCCAATACTTTGTGCTTGCTGTATGTATAGGCTATATATAGCCATACTTCTCATGACTGTCATGAGAATATGTGATACATACAATAATTGGTGTGATTTCAAAAGGTGAATTTCCAATATGTCAAAGGTCAATGTTACTCCAAGTAACATGAAAAATAGGATCACGGGACAAAAAAGAATGACACAGTCACAGTGAGGTCAAAGGTAATCTCATAAAAAGGCACCAAAAGCCAAAAACCAGAGACACTGCAGTTGCAACAAACAGGCTGAAGACTTCCACTCTTCCTGAGATCTGACAGACAGCCTTGATTCAGCATTTCTTTTTAATTAAAGAACCTTCCAGTCCAATTTGATTGTTAATGCTTCATTATTTCCAGAGTGGCCGCTCTCTTTAAGTGATTGGGCCTATTCAAACTGCTGATAGCAGCTGGGCTCGTCTGATCTGTTTAAGTGCAAAGCTACAGAATAAATCACCTCTTATACACTGACAGTAAAACAAGTGCCAATATGTTCCCAATTCTCCAGTGTTAAGCTGCATTAAGGGAATAAGGAAGAGTGAAGTAGAAGGGGGATGGACATTGGAGATGGCACCAAAAAGCGTCCATTCATCTCCCTTGCAATTCATCCTTGTAGGCTAAATGCTGGTTTTGGCATCAGATGAAAGGAGTAAGGCTAGATGGTGTAAGAATGTTTAAGATACGCAAAACAGAACCTTATATTTCAGGTAATGTGTAAATAATGTCTTGAACATACAGAGAGTTAAGAGGTTGAAGAAAACATAACAGTAATGCCAAAGTGGGCAAAAAGTACATCCAATATTTGGGCTGGGCGATGCTAACGTTAGCCTGCTGTAACACCTCTAAGTAATTCAAGTCACTATTTccccaaaaatacattttagtgaactatccctttaaatccaccctatagtgccacattgcccacactgactgactggtcagaCTTTGTCTATTGGTAATCAAGAGTTCCAAATAGCTCCAGTCTGTCACTAACCCTGCTCTGCTGTCCCTATTGATCCATTGTACTTATTGAAAGTGATTCTGTTCCAAGTCAGTCAGCATCCATCAGAGCCCTTGGCAGTGCCACTGCTGTCGGCAccccggcctctctctctctctctctcttaccatgCAGAGCGTACCACGGTGGGCATCAGGCCATGGCAGGTTGAGGAATCCAGCAAACTCGCAAAACGGAAGGCCAAAATCAGAGCTCCAACAAATGCATCAGAATATTAGCATATGGGCCTATCAGTTATTGGTAAGAACAAAAATGTATCTGGGATCCATCTTTCTTTCATGACATTACTTTTGATACCCGACACCTGCAAGTTACACGGCGTGCGTACACTACTTctaaaggagaggaagaggactgTGTCTCACCAATCCCAACTTCTCAGCAGCATTGGCCTTCCACAGTCTGATGTTCATCTCATCTGAAGCACTCAGGATGTACTTGTTGTCTGACGACCACTTTATGGAGATGACGTGCTGCATGCGCTTGGTGTGGTACACCTCCCTGTGaagtcacacacacaaccacacacactgaacacaatgTTGCtgtacaaaaataaatacattaaagcTGATGATAAACACACACGGAGACGTAGGATTCAGAACAACAACCCTGGATTAGCCAGCAATCTGCTGGAACCCAGTGTCTGAACCCCTGGCACCACTAACCTGCTGTGGCCACTGTCTTTGGGGAAGATGCGGATGGTCTTGTCAAAGCTGGCTGAGACAAACTCCTTACCAGTTGGAGAGTAGTCTACATCCAGCACGGCTGAGACATGGTCCATGTGTACGGTGAAAGGCTTGTCCAGGtacctcatatcatatgtatacaGACTGAAGGGGGAGGAAACGCATGCAGTTGGTTAATAAATACAAAGATGAGATGTTAACACACACCACCGTGCTTCTCTCATTTGTGGTGCAAGGACAGTAAATACAAACACTCGTGAGACATGCTGTTATTGTAAAATAAGTGGAAATGTACATTAGAAATAATAATTCTATGACTCCCCAAACAATTGCATGAACAAAATCATTATTAGCATTGGAAATACAAACTTCTCTCCAGGAATGAATGAGGCCTATGTGATGTAGGGAACATATTGTAAACTCAACACATGTTGAATTGCATCACTCACTTGTAATCTTCATTAGAGCAGGTAAAGTTATAAGCTTCCATGGGATTCCAGCACAAAGTGTTGCTCCTCATATTCATGATTACCTATATAGGAAATCACACATTCATACTTCAATACACTAACCACTAGACACATTCAGTAATGAGAGGACAGTATGGAATGGGAAATTAGTTTAGTAAAGGGCAAAGTCATGGGCAGTAGGGCTGGATGATATGGGCAAAAAAATCTAATGGCAATTTTTCTACCAAATATTGAGATTGCAATTTTACATCAAAACACTTGGTTTTCCTGTAgaatcatagaaatagaatgatcaTTCAAATGTTATGGTTGGAATAGTGGCTACTTGGAATGCAGTTTTGTTTGGCATGACAACgaagaaagggaggagatggttgtgaCAGAGTAagaaccaaagtgttggtcagcGTTTCCCATGTTTCCCATGGCCAGCAGCCTACcatcctgcatcccactgctgccTTGCCACTGACCCGACTccctgtggtcactaaagattccatggcacttatcgtaagagtaggggtgttaaccccggtgtcctgaatTCCTAATCTGGCTACCTAAATggctccttcctctcccctgtaactattccccaggtcattgctgtaaatgagaatgtgttcgggcaacttacctggttaaatcaaTTAAATGGAACCCTAATTAGATGAGAGCAAGTTACACAAACGaatagaaaaataaagaaaatgtgaatttatattaagaagcaaagtggaaAGCTGTGTCGTTCTTGTTATAAAGAAATCTGTTGACTGCATGCTGTTTGATCAATGCATGCAGTGAATATGGAGCACGAGGAACTGCCTGCTTGAGTGACAGGGGCCAGGGCTTTGTGTGTGGGATTGGGAAGTGGCCaaaagaggagagaaagcgaACTCTGTCAACTAGAATAATATatcaaaagttttaaaaaacgGGTGTTAGACAGATGGCTAAGTAGCATTTCAAAATATTGCAGCCTCTTGCGATATGGATATTGTGCATGTCAATTTCGATTAAAATTGGATTACTTGTGCAGTTCTAATGGGTAGCATCCCAAACAGCACACTACGAGCCCTCGTCAAATggtagtgtactaaatagggtgtcatttgggatgtaaaCGTAGAAATGTACCTTTTTAAGAGGTGTCGCTTCCCTCATGTCATACAGCACAATACTTCTGTCAGAGGCACAACTTGCTAGAAGTTCAGTCTGAGGAGAAAATCAGGAAGGTCAACAAAACATTTTTCTAAAAGTGATACAATTCTGTGTTTTATACAACCTTTGACCAACATAGTCCTGATATGGCTATAGCCTCCATTATTCTGGTATATGGAGGCTATACCCAAAGATATCTATAACTAACAAAAGATAGTTCATCTGTGTCATTTGTGTCATTTACAGTTCATCTGTGTCATTTACGTCATTTACAGTTCATCTGTGTCATTTACAGTTTGAACAGACAAAGCATAGTGGGCAAAACAAGCAAGGAGGTAGGCaaagccaagcacgagctagcaaGATCCTATTGGCGTGTTgtagcatgtatttgcatatttccgttaggtaACGCCtcctctgtgaggtgtgtgtgcgcACAAACTCAATTCGAccttgcactccttctaaacaacgcATTTTTTCCCCCAGTTTGGTAAAGCGTCAAGTCTATAAATATTAGTACACTGTGTTCgtaacagattctagttttgggaacagaaaaatgTATTGTTTCAACAATGAGAATTTGCAGAATGTCAGCCCAGTTTCCCCTAGTCCCATACTCTCCCAACACCCGCGACTGGACTTCCTCTCACTACTATACATTTTGGTGGTCAGAAAACATTCTAAACGGATACTTCAGCTTTATAGCATCTGTGACGTGTCTGGGTTTCACCTTCTGTCTGTGCTATAGCAATGTCAGGGTCCGTATTCACCAAGAGTCTCAGAGAGCAGAAGTGCTAATCTAGGACCAGCTTTGCCTTTCAGATTATAATTAACAAGATTATATGGACATGGAGGACCTGAATCTAGATCAGCAATCATACTCTGAGACACTTTCTGCTACAATCCACACAGGGAAAGAGTTGATTACCTCTACAGGGTTGAAGCGGACGCAGCTGAAACTGTCCACACCCCAGGAGAAGGAGCGAATGGGGCTGCTGCGTTGCTCATCCCAGATATCCACCTGCTGGCCACACGTCACAAACACACCCCCTTTCTGGTGGTGGTCGATGCTGGTGAACACAGACTGGAAGGAACAGACATCCTCAATCATCATCAAAGACTTGGGGGAATACATTACaacaaccatcatcatcaccctgACTGTAGGGAATATCTCCAAACCCATAATTCTTATCATCATGGGCTTAAAGCCACAATCTTTAATGATTGGTCCACTCAATGGTATGCACAttttacagtgttacagtgtcaGATAGGTTTGGTCAGAGATACACTCT is from Oncorhynchus gorbuscha isolate QuinsamMale2020 ecotype Even-year linkage group LG19, OgorEven_v1.0, whole genome shotgun sequence and encodes:
- the LOC124006093 gene encoding DDB1- and CUL4-associated factor 13-like, encoding MKVKVLSRNPDDYVRETKLDIQRVPRNYDPSLHPFEVPREYTRALNATKLERVFAKPFLASLDGHRDGVNCMAKHPKSLSTMLSGSCDGELKVWNLTKRECVRTLQAHEGFVRGMVVRFCGTSFFTVGDDKTIKQWKMETPGYGEEEEPLNTILGKSVFTSIDHHQKGGVFVTCGQQVDIWDEQRSSPIRSFSWGVDSFSCVRFNPVETELLASCASDRSIVLYDMREATPLKKVIMNMRSNTLCWNPMEAYNFTCSNEDYNLYTYDMRYLDKPFTVHMDHVSAVLDVDYSPTGKEFVSASFDKTIRIFPKDSGHSREVYHTKRMQHVISIKWSSDNKYILSASDEMNIRLWKANAAEKLGLLAPREKAAVNYSQKLKEKFQHHPQIRRISRHRHLPKSIYSQSKELRVMKEARRRKERNVRKHSKPGSMPVVTEKEKHVVTVVK